Proteins from a single region of Nodularia sp. LEGE 06071:
- a CDS encoding sugar transferase, with the protein MTAQSSLLSGKQYLPFRNGKAQRQDTSASTRTFLRRGQKTKTPKLKPRGLSVQGLNGEFAKRLFDIVFSLLVLILFFPVYLILSLLIAVSSEGPIFYVQKRVGKNYKTFNCIKFRTMVSNADEMLMQIMATSPQLRQEFESSFKLKQDPRITKIGQFLRITSLDEFPQFWNVLKGDMSVVGPRPLVESELPKYGCHIDHILTIRPGITGLWQVSGRNDIPYPRRVQIDLHYVKFRNFWLDLWIIFKTIDVVILPKNNGAY; encoded by the coding sequence ATGACTGCCCAGAGCTCACTCCTCTCCGGTAAGCAATACCTACCCTTCAGGAATGGCAAAGCCCAACGGCAAGATACTAGCGCGTCTACGCGTACTTTTTTAAGACGCGGCCAAAAAACAAAAACGCCTAAGCTCAAACCCAGAGGTTTGTCTGTTCAGGGTTTAAACGGAGAGTTTGCTAAACGACTATTTGATATAGTTTTTTCCCTGTTGGTATTGATTTTGTTCTTCCCCGTCTATTTAATTTTGTCCTTGCTGATTGCTGTTAGCTCAGAAGGCCCAATTTTTTATGTCCAAAAACGGGTAGGCAAAAACTACAAGACCTTCAATTGTATTAAATTCCGGACAATGGTGAGCAATGCCGACGAAATGCTCATGCAAATCATGGCCACATCGCCCCAGCTGCGACAAGAATTTGAAAGCAGCTTTAAGTTGAAACAAGACCCCCGGATTACCAAAATTGGTCAATTTTTGCGAATTACCAGCTTGGACGAATTTCCTCAGTTCTGGAACGTTCTCAAAGGAGACATGAGTGTTGTTGGTCCCCGCCCCTTAGTAGAGTCAGAACTTCCCAAATATGGTTGTCATATTGATCATATTTTAACAATCCGTCCAGGAATCACTGGATTATGGCAAGTTTCTGGGCGTAATGACATTCCTTATCCTCGAAGAGTCCAAATAGACCTGCACTATGTCAAATTTAGAAATTTTTGGCTGGACTTATGGATAATATTTAAAACAATTGATGTAGTTATTCTACCCAAAAATAACGGAGCGTACTGA
- a CDS encoding carbohydrate ABC transporter permease has protein sequence MKISNSRLKTILIYGLLGAIALVTLFPLLWLISTALKSPTENILQSPPQLLPSQPTLNNFSTVWRSLPFTQYLYNSTLVAVLTVGLNLLFCSLAAYPLARLSFLGRNAIFTAIVSTIMIPFQIVMIPLYILTVQLGLRNTYLGIIFPSLASAFGIFLLRQAFLGVPKELEEAARMDGSSELGLWWHIMLPAIRPALVTLSIFVFIGSWSDFLWPLIVIQDESLYTLPLGVAKLAGTFSLDWRLVAAGSIISIAPVLLLFLFVQRYIVPTETSSGVKG, from the coding sequence TTGAAAATCTCTAATTCACGACTAAAAACTATTTTAATCTACGGGTTATTAGGAGCGATCGCACTGGTGACGCTTTTTCCTTTGTTGTGGCTGATCAGTACAGCTTTGAAGTCTCCTACAGAAAATATTTTACAGTCGCCGCCGCAGTTATTACCCAGTCAACCAACACTGAATAACTTTTCTACTGTTTGGCGATCGCTACCTTTTACACAATACCTCTATAACAGTACCTTGGTAGCAGTGCTAACCGTGGGTTTAAATCTACTATTTTGTTCTTTAGCCGCTTACCCCTTAGCCAGACTGTCATTTCTGGGGCGCAACGCGATTTTTACAGCCATCGTCTCTACAATCATGATTCCCTTTCAAATCGTGATGATTCCCCTGTATATTTTGACAGTCCAATTAGGTTTAAGAAATACTTATTTAGGGATCATTTTTCCAAGTTTAGCTTCGGCTTTTGGCATTTTTCTACTGCGTCAAGCTTTTCTGGGTGTCCCCAAAGAACTAGAAGAAGCCGCCCGCATGGATGGGAGTTCTGAATTAGGCTTATGGTGGCATATTATGTTGCCAGCAATTCGCCCAGCATTGGTTACCCTGTCTATTTTCGTATTTATTGGTTCTTGGAGCGACTTTCTTTGGCCTTTAATAGTCATCCAAGATGAAAGCTTATATACCCTACCTTTAGGAGTGGCAAAATTAGCCGGGACATTTTCTTTAGACTGGCGATTAGTAGCTGCTGGTTCCATCATTTCTATTGCCCCAGTCCTGCTATTATTCTTATTTGTACAGCGTTACATTGTACCGACGGAAACGAGTAGTGGTGTCAAGGGGTGA
- a CDS encoding NAD-dependent epimerase/dehydratase family protein → MRILIMGGTRFIGVYLTQLLVEQGHEVVLFNRGNRPVPALSGIGQIIGDRTNATQLKEKLSPEKFDVIFDNNGRELTDTQPLAEIFQDQVQHFVYMSSAGVYLKSDQLPHIEGDKVDPKSRHRGKHETEAYLIQQNLPFTSIRPTYIYGPQNYNDLESWFFDRIVRDRPIPIPGNGSHITQLGHVKDLAMAMTKVIGNPQAIRQIYNISGDRYVTFDGLARACAVAAGKSPDAVKIVHYDPKKFDFGKRKAFPMRVQHFFASVNKAMAELAWQPEYDLISGLADSLENDYLTTGRDKTEVDFSMDEEILQAM, encoded by the coding sequence ATGCGAATTTTGATCATGGGTGGTACTAGGTTCATTGGTGTTTACCTAACTCAACTGCTGGTAGAACAAGGACATGAGGTGGTACTGTTTAATCGTGGTAATCGTCCAGTACCTGCTTTGTCGGGAATAGGACAGATTATAGGCGATCGCACTAACGCCACCCAACTAAAAGAAAAATTATCACCAGAAAAATTTGATGTCATTTTTGATAATAATGGTCGTGAATTGACTGATACTCAACCATTAGCAGAAATTTTTCAAGACCAAGTGCAACATTTTGTGTATATGAGTTCTGCGGGGGTGTATCTCAAATCTGACCAATTACCTCACATAGAAGGCGATAAAGTCGATCCGAAAAGTCGTCACCGGGGTAAGCATGAGACGGAAGCTTACTTGATTCAACAAAATTTACCTTTTACTTCGATTCGCCCAACGTATATTTACGGGCCGCAAAATTATAACGATTTGGAAAGCTGGTTTTTTGATAGAATTGTGCGCGATCGCCCAATTCCCATTCCTGGTAATGGGTCACATATTACCCAGTTAGGTCATGTCAAAGATTTAGCCATGGCCATGACCAAGGTAATCGGCAATCCACAAGCCATCAGACAAATTTATAATATTTCTGGCGATCGCTATGTAACCTTCGATGGTTTAGCCCGTGCTTGTGCTGTAGCGGCTGGTAAATCACCGGATGCAGTCAAAATAGTGCATTACGACCCCAAAAAATTCGATTTTGGCAAGCGCAAAGCTTTTCCCATGCGAGTGCAGCATTTCTTCGCCTCAGTGAACAAAGCTATGGCAGAATTAGCTTGGCAACCTGAATATGATTTAATTTCCGGGCTGGCTGATTCCTTAGAAAACGATTATCTGACAACTGGGCGGGATAAAACTGAAGTTGATTTTTCTATGGATGAAGAGATTTTACAAGCTATGTAA
- a CDS encoding glycosyltransferase: protein MSLKYALVHEWLTPKATGGSELVVQEILNHIDANLYALIDFESSNCESYLYQRQIGTTFLQHLPYARNGVQKYLPLLPLAIEQLDLRQYDVILSSSHAVAKGILTTPDQLHICYCHSPMRYAWDLTFDYLRQSKLGTGAAGWVTRYLLHRLRQWDVLSANRVDYFIANSRHTARRIWRCYRREATVIYPPVDIDNWPFSPQKSDFYLVVSRLVSYKQVSLIVKAFNQLQLPLVIIGTGPEMKQIRDLASSNIQIMGWQPDDVVKTYMSKAKAFVYAACEDFGIALVEAQACGTPVIAYGAGGALETVRDLHSGMDTATGILFRTQTEAAVMEAVEKFEIYQSCFNLEYMRSHASQFSLQVFAQRYLEFIDQCNKEKAS from the coding sequence GTGTCCTTGAAATACGCTTTGGTTCATGAGTGGCTGACACCGAAAGCCACAGGCGGTTCAGAACTAGTTGTGCAGGAAATTCTGAATCACATTGATGCCAATTTATATGCCCTAATTGATTTTGAATCCAGCAATTGCGAAAGTTATTTATACCAACGTCAGATTGGCACAACCTTTCTCCAGCATTTGCCTTATGCTCGTAATGGTGTACAAAAATACTTGCCTTTGTTGCCGTTGGCGATTGAACAATTGGATTTACGGCAGTATGACGTAATTCTATCGTCCTCCCACGCTGTCGCCAAAGGAATTCTGACAACCCCCGATCAGTTGCATATTTGTTACTGCCATAGCCCCATGCGCTATGCTTGGGACTTAACTTTTGATTATCTGCGCCAAAGTAAGTTGGGAACAGGTGCGGCTGGATGGGTAACTCGCTATTTATTGCATCGTTTGCGCCAGTGGGATGTCTTGAGTGCCAATCGCGTTGATTACTTTATCGCTAATTCGCGGCACACAGCTCGTCGCATTTGGCGCTGCTATCGGCGAGAAGCAACAGTCATCTATCCACCAGTAGATATTGATAATTGGCCATTTTCGCCTCAAAAATCAGATTTTTATCTTGTAGTTTCCCGGTTAGTCAGTTACAAGCAAGTATCCTTAATTGTCAAAGCATTTAATCAATTACAACTACCGTTGGTAATCATTGGTACAGGGCCAGAAATGAAACAAATTCGTGATCTAGCTAGCTCTAATATTCAAATAATGGGATGGCAACCTGATGATGTGGTAAAAACATATATGTCCAAAGCTAAGGCATTTGTCTATGCCGCTTGTGAAGATTTTGGCATTGCCTTAGTAGAAGCACAAGCTTGTGGTACTCCAGTAATTGCCTACGGTGCAGGAGGTGCTTTAGAAACTGTGCGCGATTTGCACTCTGGTATGGATACAGCAACGGGGATATTGTTCAGAACACAAACAGAAGCAGCTGTCATGGAGGCGGTAGAAAAATTTGAAATTTATCAAAGTTGTTTCAATCTTGAGTATATGCGATCGCACGCCTCCCAATTTTCCTTACAAGTTTTTGCCCAGCGCTATCTAGAATTTATCGATCAATGCAACAAAGAAAAAGCATCCTGA
- the cobT gene encoding nicotinate mononucleotide-dependent phosphoribosyltransferase CobT, whose protein sequence is MIRIYTQIEQGKEWITKYRNCLPVFACVLGFTDTGLIPGISAAGMTPEDRKYTACADAEFLYYGAGRKALYPLPPLTAGASPVLISRAVVEALNIPVYLFNAGLPQPPDVPVIDLGGCPAECLSTGAAMNITTVHHLLKQGLLWGERLAANNVQQGYVILGECVVGGTTTALGILTGLGIDAVGKVNSSHPVCNHTQKWAVVQAGLERMRGAGGELLDPLEIVAAVGDPMQVVVAGMAIAASRSCGVMLAGGTQMLAVYALMSAIADAYDLSWQPAEVVVGTTRWVAEDPTGSTVDLALSLGKTIPPLLATQLSFANSRYPQLQAYEQGFVKEGVGAGAACIAAHLSQNWQQHQLLTAIEAQLERLEGC, encoded by the coding sequence TTGATTCGTATTTATACTCAAATAGAACAGGGTAAAGAATGGATTACTAAGTATAGAAATTGTTTACCTGTGTTTGCCTGTGTTTTAGGTTTTACTGATACTGGTCTAATTCCGGGGATTTCAGCAGCTGGGATGACTCCAGAAGATCGAAAGTATACTGCTTGTGCTGATGCGGAGTTTTTATATTATGGGGCAGGACGAAAAGCTCTCTATCCCTTACCACCACTGACTGCGGGCGCTTCACCTGTACTAATTTCTCGTGCTGTGGTTGAGGCACTGAATATTCCAGTTTATTTGTTTAATGCTGGCTTACCTCAGCCTCCAGATGTGCCGGTGATTGATTTGGGTGGCTGTCCAGCTGAGTGCTTAAGTACAGGTGCTGCGATGAACATCACGACTGTACATCACTTGCTCAAGCAAGGGCTACTGTGGGGAGAACGCCTAGCTGCCAACAACGTTCAACAAGGATATGTGATTTTAGGTGAGTGCGTTGTCGGAGGTACTACAACCGCTCTGGGGATTTTAACTGGCTTGGGTATAGATGCAGTGGGAAAAGTCAACAGTAGCCATCCTGTTTGTAATCATACACAAAAGTGGGCGGTGGTACAAGCTGGGCTGGAAAGGATGAGGGGAGCCGGCGGAGAATTATTAGATCCCTTAGAAATCGTGGCGGCGGTAGGTGATCCGATGCAGGTGGTGGTGGCGGGAATGGCGATCGCCGCTAGTCGCAGTTGTGGTGTTATGCTGGCGGGTGGAACACAGATGCTGGCGGTTTATGCTTTGATGAGTGCGATCGCTGATGCTTATGATTTATCTTGGCAACCAGCTGAAGTCGTCGTAGGTACCACCCGATGGGTAGCGGAAGATCCCACTGGTAGCACCGTTGACTTAGCCCTCAGCTTAGGTAAAACAATCCCTCCCCTACTTGCTACTCAGTTAAGTTTTGCTAACTCTCGTTATCCCCAACTCCAAGCTTATGAGCAGGGCTTTGTTAAAGAAGGTGTAGGGGCTGGCGCAGCTTGCATTGCTGCTCATCTGAGCCAAAATTGGCAGCAACATCAACTTTTAACTGCCATTGAAGCTCAACTAGAGCGGCTCGAAGGCTGTTGA
- a CDS encoding SMP-30/gluconolactonase/LRE family protein, which yields MTELLPDSLYNVLEVRARLAEGPIWDSSQQLLYWVDIFNHRVHRFSPATGKDEYFDVGDVVGAIASAGDNRLIMALRHQLAFLDTQTGLVTTIVEIEADRQNNRLNDGKCDPQGRFWFGSMSSEANQACLYRYDHDGSLHVMETGLTISNGLGWSPDQKTFYLTDSPQQKISAYDFDSTTGNISNRRTVVDLTHESFHPDGLTIDSEGYIWSAMWNGWCVIRFSPTGEEVFRIQLPVPLVTSCTFGGEDLRTLYITTASVGLQQKEIDKSVYSGDLFAFKTDVAGLPTYGFYG from the coding sequence ATGACTGAATTATTGCCAGATTCACTCTATAACGTTTTAGAGGTGCGCGCCCGTTTAGCTGAAGGCCCCATCTGGGATTCTAGCCAGCAGTTGCTGTACTGGGTCGATATTTTTAACCATCGAGTGCATAGATTTTCCCCTGCTACAGGCAAAGATGAGTATTTTGATGTGGGAGACGTGGTAGGTGCGATCGCATCAGCAGGGGATAATCGATTAATTATGGCATTGCGCCATCAATTGGCATTCCTCGACACTCAGACAGGCTTAGTTACGACTATTGTCGAAATTGAAGCTGATCGACAAAACAACCGCCTTAACGATGGTAAATGCGACCCTCAAGGACGTTTCTGGTTTGGTTCCATGTCCTCAGAAGCAAATCAAGCTTGTCTGTACCGTTATGATCATGATGGTTCACTACACGTCATGGAAACAGGACTGACTATTTCTAATGGTTTGGGTTGGAGTCCTGATCAAAAAACCTTTTATCTGACTGATTCTCCGCAACAAAAAATATCCGCTTACGATTTCGACTCGACTACAGGTAATATTAGTAATCGCCGGACTGTAGTTGATTTAACTCATGAATCCTTCCATCCTGATGGATTGACTATAGATAGTGAAGGATACATTTGGTCAGCTATGTGGAATGGTTGGTGTGTGATTCGTTTTAGCCCCACTGGTGAGGAAGTATTCAGGATACAGTTACCTGTACCACTCGTGACTAGTTGCACTTTTGGGGGTGAGGATTTGCGAACACTTTATATTACTACTGCTTCTGTGGGACTCCAGCAGAAGGAAATTGACAAAAGTGTTTACTCTGGTGATTTGTTCGCTTTCAAGACTGATGTGGCGGGATTACCTACATACGGTTTTTATGGCTAG
- a CDS encoding DUF2232 domain-containing protein, translated as MSISDSLPDENTSPEFPKSLNKKLEPEQLRRPRLKVDAPLRMVETAFLASAASLIWFINFYFPLGPVLRIFFPVPIALVYLRWGKRAAWMAAVTSGLLLSVLMGPVRSLLFVMPYGFMGVLLGATWHRRVPWIVSITLGTLLGTLGVFFRLWLLSVLSGEDLWVYVINQVTELIEWAFLRLQILAVPSVFLIQVGAVVLIVFNNLIYLFMVHLAAWLLLDRLGNSIPRPPQWVQVLMDYEG; from the coding sequence ATGAGCATTTCAGATTCTCTACCAGATGAAAACACATCCCCGGAATTTCCCAAATCTCTCAACAAAAAGTTAGAGCCAGAGCAGTTGCGGCGACCTAGACTAAAAGTTGATGCGCCTTTACGTATGGTGGAAACGGCTTTTTTAGCCAGTGCAGCTAGCTTGATTTGGTTTATTAATTTTTATTTTCCCTTGGGGCCGGTATTACGGATATTTTTTCCCGTACCTATCGCTTTGGTTTACCTGCGCTGGGGCAAAAGAGCGGCCTGGATGGCTGCTGTTACTTCTGGGTTGCTGCTATCAGTGCTAATGGGGCCGGTTCGTAGTCTATTATTTGTGATGCCCTATGGTTTTATGGGTGTGCTTTTAGGAGCAACATGGCACCGTCGTGTTCCCTGGATTGTATCTATCACTCTGGGTACGCTGTTGGGTACATTAGGGGTATTCTTTCGGCTGTGGTTGCTGTCTGTGTTGTCGGGTGAAGACCTTTGGGTTTATGTGATTAACCAGGTAACAGAACTGATAGAGTGGGCATTTCTGAGGCTGCAAATATTAGCTGTTCCTAGTGTGTTTTTGATCCAAGTGGGAGCGGTGGTTTTAATTGTGTTCAATAACTTGATTTATTTGTTTATGGTACACCTGGCAGCATGGCTGTTATTGGATCGTTTGGGAAATTCCATTCCCCGTCCGCCACAATGGGTGCAGGTTCTTATGGATTATGAAGGTTGA
- a CDS encoding Crp/Fnr family transcriptional regulator, which produces MEDRYSLQATSNPWIISSAPFFQGLPEAAVQLALTHLVTRTHPANQVILLENDWGGAVYFILDGWVKIRTYNLEGKEVTLNIIGKGELFGEMAALDEVPRSTDVITLTPTMIGSMPAQNFVKLLHTEPLAGLRLSQLMARRLRQVNRRLRLRESDSQSRVADTLLFLAEGQGTQGQTGTEIPNLPHRELSSLSGLARETVTRVLTRLEKKGLITKDPDTICIPDLSALEKMIV; this is translated from the coding sequence ATGGAAGACCGATATAGCTTGCAAGCAACCAGCAATCCCTGGATAATCTCGTCTGCGCCCTTTTTTCAAGGGTTGCCAGAAGCTGCTGTACAATTAGCGCTGACCCATCTTGTGACCCGTACACATCCAGCCAACCAAGTGATTTTGCTGGAGAATGACTGGGGTGGTGCTGTATATTTTATATTAGATGGTTGGGTAAAGATTCGTACCTACAACTTGGAAGGTAAAGAAGTTACACTGAATATTATTGGTAAAGGGGAATTGTTTGGTGAAATGGCGGCCTTAGATGAAGTCCCTCGTTCCACTGATGTGATTACCCTGACTCCGACGATGATTGGTAGTATGCCAGCTCAAAATTTTGTCAAGTTACTTCATACAGAACCCTTGGCGGGACTGCGATTGTCACAATTGATGGCTCGACGCTTACGACAAGTAAACCGCCGCCTGCGATTACGAGAATCTGATAGTCAGTCACGAGTAGCCGATACTTTGTTATTTTTGGCAGAAGGACAGGGAACACAAGGGCAAACTGGTACAGAAATCCCCAATTTACCTCACCGAGAATTGAGTAGTTTGAGTGGACTGGCCAGGGAAACAGTTACCAGAGTATTAACCAGGTTAGAAAAAAAAGGGTTGATTACCAAAGATCCTGACACAATTTGTATTCCTGATTTGTCAGCCTTGGAAAAAATGATTGTGTAG
- the gmd gene encoding GDP-mannose 4,6-dehydratase: MTQSKRALITGITGQDGSYLSEFLLEQGYEVHGIIRRTSTFNTDRIDHMYEDPHKEGARLFLHYGDLTDGTTLRRILEQVQPTEIYNLGAQSHVRVSFDSPEYTVDAVGMGTLRLLEAIRDYQQRTGIQVRFYQAGSSEMFGLVQAVPQNETTPFYPRSPYACAKVYAHWQTVNYRESYNLFACNGILFNHESPRRGETFVTRKITRAVAKIVAGKQNKIYMGNLDSKRDWGYAKDYVRAMWLMLQQDQPEDYVIATGETYSVRQFLDKAFGYVNLKWEDYVEFDDRYIRPAEVDLLIGNPTKAKEKLGWEPSVTFDELVALMVEADLQALGHTSPNGNGIASDDMATIRQELGALHF; encoded by the coding sequence ATGACCCAAAGCAAGCGCGCCTTAATTACTGGTATTACTGGTCAAGATGGTTCATACCTGAGTGAGTTTTTGCTAGAGCAAGGTTATGAGGTGCATGGTATTATTCGCCGGACTTCTACCTTCAACACAGACCGCATTGATCATATGTATGAAGACCCTCACAAAGAGGGAGCGCGGTTGTTTCTTCATTACGGCGACTTGACTGATGGGACGACCCTACGCCGAATTTTAGAACAAGTCCAGCCCACAGAAATTTATAACTTGGGCGCTCAATCTCATGTCAGAGTCAGCTTTGACTCACCAGAATACACAGTTGACGCAGTAGGAATGGGAACACTGCGTTTGCTAGAAGCTATCCGTGACTACCAACAACGTACAGGAATTCAGGTGCGTTTTTACCAAGCGGGTTCCTCCGAAATGTTTGGTTTAGTGCAAGCAGTACCCCAAAACGAAACAACGCCATTTTATCCCCGCAGTCCCTATGCTTGTGCGAAAGTTTATGCTCACTGGCAAACGGTGAATTACCGTGAGTCTTATAATTTGTTTGCTTGTAATGGCATACTGTTTAACCACGAATCACCACGTCGCGGTGAAACCTTTGTCACCCGCAAAATTACTAGAGCCGTTGCCAAAATTGTTGCGGGTAAACAAAACAAAATTTATATGGGTAATCTTGATTCCAAACGAGATTGGGGCTACGCTAAGGATTACGTGCGGGCAATGTGGCTGATGTTGCAGCAAGACCAGCCTGAAGATTACGTAATTGCCACTGGTGAAACTTATTCTGTGCGCCAATTTTTAGATAAGGCATTTGGTTATGTGAACCTGAAGTGGGAAGATTATGTCGAGTTTGACGATCGCTATATTCGTCCGGCAGAAGTAGACTTGTTAATTGGTAATCCGACTAAGGCTAAAGAAAAGTTGGGTTGGGAACCATCAGTAACTTTTGACGAATTAGTGGCTCTCATGGTAGAAGCAGATTTGCAGGCTTTGGGTCATACTTCACCCAATGGCAATGGTATAGCTTCTGATGATATGGCTACTATTCGTCAAGAACTGGGCGCTCTCCACTTCTGA
- a CDS encoding 5-formyltetrahydrofolate cyclo-ligase, with protein sequence MGKVDLRRSLIQKRQSMSVGVWRESSDRICTQLQNSLLFTQAKTVLAYFSFRQEPDLSPLFTDPNYNWGFPRCVGKSLDWHLWTPEDSVQVGAYGITEPPPHAPMIEPAAVDLILVPCVACDYQGFRLGYGGGYYDRLLSSPNWANKPTIGIVFDFAYLPQIPLESWDQPLQVVITENH encoded by the coding sequence ATGGGGAAGGTTGATTTACGTCGTAGTCTTATCCAAAAACGGCAATCAATGTCTGTAGGAGTATGGAGGGAAAGCAGCGATCGCATCTGTACGCAATTGCAAAATTCTCTTTTATTTACTCAAGCTAAAACAGTACTGGCTTATTTCAGTTTTCGTCAAGAACCTGATCTCAGTCCATTGTTTACAGATCCAAACTATAATTGGGGATTTCCCCGCTGTGTTGGTAAGTCTCTGGATTGGCATCTCTGGACACCTGAAGATTCTGTTCAAGTCGGCGCTTATGGCATTACTGAACCTCCGCCTCACGCCCCAATGATTGAACCTGCGGCAGTTGATTTGATTCTCGTTCCCTGTGTGGCTTGCGACTATCAGGGATTTCGTCTGGGTTATGGTGGGGGATATTATGATCGTTTACTCAGTTCGCCAAATTGGGCAAATAAGCCGACTATCGGCATTGTCTTTGATTTTGCGTATTTACCCCAAATACCTCTGGAATCTTGGGATCAACCATTACAAGTTGTGATTACTGAAAACCATTGA
- a CDS encoding GDP-L-fucose synthase family protein: MTALELKNQRILLTGGAGFLGRQVMDQLCKAGADRAKITVTRSREHDLRVMENCQRAVDQQDIIIHLAAHVGGIGLNREKPGELFYDNLIMGTQLIHAAHEAGVAKFVCVGTICAYPKFTPVPFKEDDLWNGYPEETNAPYGIAKKALLVQLQSYRQQYGFNGIYLLPVNLYGPEDNFDPSSSHVIPALIRKVHEAQIKGEKQLPVWGDGSPTREFLYSEDAARGIVMGTTSYNDSEPVNLGTGEEISIRDLITLICELMEFDGEIVWETNQPNGQPRRCLDTERAKAAFDFTAQVSFRQGLRNTIEWYRQNALRLRSV; encoded by the coding sequence ATGACCGCCTTAGAACTCAAAAATCAACGGATTCTCCTGACTGGTGGCGCAGGTTTCCTTGGTCGTCAGGTGATGGATCAGCTATGTAAAGCTGGGGCTGATCGTGCCAAAATTACCGTCACGCGATCGCGTGAGCATGATCTACGTGTCATGGAAAATTGCCAGCGTGCAGTTGACCAACAAGACATTATCATCCACTTAGCAGCTCACGTCGGTGGTATTGGACTTAACCGCGAAAAACCCGGCGAGTTATTCTACGACAACTTGATCATGGGTACTCAGCTGATTCACGCGGCGCATGAAGCTGGAGTCGCAAAATTTGTTTGTGTGGGTACAATCTGCGCTTATCCCAAATTTACACCAGTCCCATTCAAAGAAGATGACCTCTGGAATGGCTACCCAGAAGAAACGAACGCTCCCTACGGCATTGCGAAGAAAGCCCTTTTGGTTCAATTGCAATCTTACCGTCAACAGTATGGCTTTAATGGTATTTACTTGTTGCCAGTAAATTTATACGGCCCTGAAGATAACTTTGACCCCAGTAGTTCCCACGTGATTCCGGCGTTAATTCGCAAAGTCCATGAAGCCCAAATCAAGGGAGAAAAACAACTTCCGGTTTGGGGTGATGGTAGCCCTACCCGTGAGTTTCTCTATTCCGAAGATGCGGCGCGGGGAATTGTCATGGGTACTACTTCCTACAATGACTCTGAACCAGTTAATTTGGGAACGGGTGAGGAAATATCTATCCGCGATTTAATTACTCTGATCTGCGAACTGATGGAGTTTGACGGTGAAATTGTTTGGGAAACGAATCAGCCCAATGGTCAACCCCGTCGCTGTTTGGATACTGAACGGGCTAAGGCAGCTTTTGATTTTACGGCTCAGGTCAGTTTTAGGCAAGGGCTAAGGAATACGATTGAGTGGTATCGGCAAAACGCACTTCGGCTGCGCTCAGTGTAA